AAAGCCATACATGGACGGACTAATTAGTCAAATGTTCCTTATTTAAAGAGACATGCACGAAacaatcaacgaaaaaaaattaaacaggtcacaatttttttctcttcatctaATTTTAacatgtttaaaatatttaatgaacctgttgttgttgttgttgaagtGTGTGTGCACTTAATTTCTAGCCTCACCTGAGCTTGAGAGCAATCTTAACCACACATTATGCTCATTTCATCTAAATAtggtaattttaaatcattttttttacacatgtGCAACAAACATGTACGAACCTTTACTAATGTCGTTATTTAAAGCCGTACgtgatgcaaaaattattgttttgatgtttattatttatgtacaTGGCAACATTTAACATAACTCAGCATAAGCATGTAAATGTTTTCTAGTTTTGTGCATGTGGAAATGTgtgtcataatttttcatcatcattctcGGTCGTCGTCGctcattttgtaattttacacATTTGACACGACAAATAAaggtatgaaaaattatgtttattacATTTGTATTGCGTGTGTGtgcgaatttatttatttttatgtggcATGAAAGAGGAGCAATTTAATCAATTGCATgacgcaaaaaattttttaattttcaatttcatcaaacaatatgaaattatatttgaaaaatatatataatttatttttttttataagattaaGGTCAAAGTTATAATAAtgctattgaaaatttttaaaaaatgcgtttattattatcattaaaaaataattttaattttttatgcatattGTATAACTATCAAACAATGGAGCAAATTAAACGAAGCtgattgatttaatttgtatttttttttttttgcatattcgtGCGATAATAAGACAAACATTCAatcaatgcacaatttaaaaaatgatgttaaaatattaaaattaaatgatcgaTTGTTGtcgtgtttgaaaaaaaacaaatttttttaataataatacccCTTTTTCGGAAAATATTCATGTCAATGTTTAaataagtaattatttttattattaattattttttttttaaatctgtgCACTAATTCCTTTCATGAAGGAACTGCCGACATCcggccaaaaataaaataaattttttattgttataaaaatttttgagcctACGTAAAAATGTAGgacaaaatgtaatttatgcaaaaaataaaagaagtacACCAGCCATAAATTGTGAAcctttaaaacattaattataattaaattttaaaacaaccaACCACGAGTAATGTCTTGCCAAGCTATACACTTGAGAGAGCTTCTgtgcttatttatttatattttgttgttattgtctAGTAAActgtttttatatatattatgtgtgtacaaaatatgaacaaaatgaacaacattataaatttttagctgaataaatcattgaaaaaaaaaattaataagaaataatcTCACGACCCTGTTGTTGCTGCTTAAGGTTTATAATACAAAAACAgtagttttttgttaaaagaaagaatttttcataatttccttTGATATATTCACTTATTTGCCCATTATAATTTGTTGTATATGATATGATAACGTTCAACATTTTAcgcttattatttttgtattttctttaACAAACACTCTTAATTGTAATTATCGTGTGACTTTCACGTTGTTcccattttttcctttctttcgaTGCCAAAGTTACTCttccgaataaaaattttttctctgtctATGATTTACgaggaaaaaattacattttaaataaaaaataattaattagtctTGTTTTCGTCTTTTCTGTACTTCACTTCAGTATACCTAACTTAATGTTACTGACCGACCTTTaaaggtaataaaattatagcgTGTTACCTGCGAAACAATTGTATAGACATTTTCAgatcattttcataaaaaaacagagaaaaaatcataataaccttaatttttattatttttacaaccggggttagtaataaaaatatttgaccttGATTACATTATGATTCTaagatgtttattattatttttatccaatttccataacaacacaaaatattggaataaagtaaaatacaataagcgtcattattattttatcttctCTGTCTATCtaaagttttgtatttttttttttttttttttttgcaagaaccGACATTAAAGTTCAAAGATGCAAACTTGAACTCCAATCATacattttatgaaagaaacatttcatttcacaaaaaaaaaactaaattgagCGTTAAAATTATGCTTCACTTCGCAATTGAAAGGTCATGGTCGTCTAATgtcaagacaaaaaatatcggATTCACACAGCGCgctgtcaaaataaattaaaacagtttgaaattattatcaaatttttacaaagtaattgaattgaattgaaggtAAATGTTTGTCCTCTGATTGAATTCAGACACCTacttaaaagttattattaattacctcatttttctttcatttttaattttttcttaaattattttattttatttgggctgtcaaaatattttaacgccaaatattttattattttgaatcaaCACACGCGTTTTATGGCAAAAACGATTTTATTTAACGGTTTCTCCATACGTCTTATTTGTGTCCCAAATAATACGAGAGAAGAATTGATGCCTTCAAGGGAtagctgaaaataatttttaaagtgattaattatagttttaatattttttggtatcttccttcgttatttttttactctcactcatatttttaatgaaataattttttttagattcatATCAGGTGTAAAGTTGAAactataatttcattttattatccaCTTTCTTCTATTATTCTTCTAAATGGCTCGCGCACGTctttataaactaaaaataaaaaacaaataagaaTAATGAAGCGTTAAAGTTTCATATTTATCttcataataatgatgataatcacTTAAATGCGTCCCAAGTCCGGTTGTGGGGTCAACAATACAGCGTATTTACACCTTTTAATGATCGCCTGATAGATAAGTCACTgtcaaaatgcaataaaatacaaaCTTTCGCCTATTAGATTAAGCAATCACACgagatttgacatttttaactgcaaaaaactaaaatatagaGTTCAAACGAGAGTAAAAGTCGGTATCAACCGAATAAATCTCGCGATTCAGGAAAAGTATGGTAGTTTTGTTGACTAGACTGTAATTGAAAGTAATTCCAGAAATTTATGTGGCAATTTTATTCGTTGCTTTTGTTATGCCACTTAAGCACAAACACACGCCAGAGACATAAAGAGCGCAATCAGAGtgtaaaaagtttataaaaggtgaaaaattgaACGAGGGTGAAACTTACGTGCAAAAAGTAACCTCAATGCCTATcattatgatgatgaaaattatcatttcCGTCTCTCTTTGACGAAAGTTCAATGGCATCGTCAACGACGAGTCTTCTTCGGAAACTGCAATTATCGTTAAGGATTTCCGTTGcaaattaattgtttactTTATCATCGTTCTcacttgagaatttttttttttttgcattccgcgctgtattttaatttattgaataacttCACACATTCTTGTCtcctttttcataataaaaactgTTCGATATGTATTTACACCGGTTTTCAATTAATCgaaatttctcacaattaaattttattgcagttAAATGTAACTTAAATATATCTATAAATTCAGATCTTAACAGAAAGGGTGAAGCAATTTGCAATTATGTTGCATATTTTAcctaactttttaattaatttttatttttttttattttattttttaataacaaattaaataataaataaaaattaaataattaattaaataaattatttaaattaaaatttaaaaaaataattaaattaataaaaaataattaattaaaaaattaaaatattaattaaataaaaattaaattaattaaaattaaattaaattaaaattatttcatttttatacatattttttttaaaatatttttttattcaaaaatataattgacgattttaaaaaagaatatgattgaaataaaaaattttaaaataaaaataaataaaaattaattttaaaaaaataaaaaaattattttacaaataaataaattacaaaaataaatatttttttatataaaataactaaaaattaattaaaatacaaaaatataaattatttattaaaattaaataatttgaataataactttaaaaatttttctttaactagAAACCTTTACtaggtatatttttaaatatttagaatttaaaacacatgaaaaaaaattcccatttGAAACAgcttaatgttaatttttctccCGTAATGCTTAAATCAAACACCGATCGCTAGGCGATAACGTGCTGACATTTGTCTAGCTAGCAGCCAACAGTTATCTCATGTTAATTATTGGTTTATGGTGCACCGCAGTTGATTGAGAACGTGTTGTCGTCTAGTCTAACGGATGTTTAATGATACGTCAGATATTGAACGACAAAACGGTAGCTAATCGCAATTAATCTTCTTTAACTCGAATGAATGACTCATGATCTTTTAAAGATCTTTTGGGTGCGTTTTTGGCTCTTTTAATTTGTTCGCCACAggatatttacattttttttgttagttgcaCAAAAGCTTCCACACAATCGACATGTATGATCTAATTTCTCACAcataacttattttttgcacGGTCGTCATGCATTGAAAAGCCAAAccagttataaaattatttgaaaaataaatattaactaccaaaaaatgcaaaaattatttaaatatataaatcacTGTGTTAAATATGCCTTCTGCTGTTATGTTTGTTATACTTTAAAGTTATATACTTTTCATAAAAGAGGACAAGCGTAGGTAATTTATGACGCAAATATAatgcattttataaattttttttttcttcttgtctggcaaacttttttttaaccgtTTTCAAAAAGTAACATCATGCAACATTGATGCATTTAAGCCATTTTCTTGATTAATAGAGGAGAGAAAACACGTTGAACGCGAATAGTTTGCTGTAATggttatgataataataataagctaACATTAATTTACGGTGTGTGTGTTTAGTATAGCGGATGCGCAAAAGATATTCACAAgtcattaaaacttaaaagaacaagaaattttatgatatttttgtgtaatcAAGTAGCTCGCTGATTATACCGGTTCTCATGCGAAAGAACCGGAAAATTCCTGCGATTCTGattaatcgaaaatttcaagagtgaatgtacgaaaaaaaaagtaaagaattattcacagttattttttgatgtgatGTGATTTAATGCATCACACTCCTTACTTTTCTCGTCATTGTCAGGGacgaacaaaatattttaattttttagctcattgaaagataaagaaaaatttgtttcatgaaattttcggatttttaaGCCCaattatatgataaaaaaaattatttttaataatttttctgaaaaaaaattttttttaccgaatttaagatattttttgaatgttttggaTTCTATCAAcgacagaaaataaataaagttaaatctAAACTTACGAGACTTTAGCTTAGGCTTCTGCAAAAGCGAAAGTATTTTCTGTcttaagctaaaattaaaaaataaaaaaataaattaaatttaaaataaaagttttaaaacaatttaaatgactttttaaccatttttggaaaataattaatttatttaaaaaatttcttaaaaaattgcaaattattttttttttgtatttgaattAATGTTACGTTGaataagcttaagtcaaaatttatttaatataaatttttgactctaaaattttttttgacctgctttaatgtttaaaaatttaaatagtaaaaattctaaaattttaaatttttttaagctacaaaatatgtaaaattataaaaatatttatttatttatttaaaatttgatatctttgtttaattttttaaatgttttaagtaaacttttgttgttattctcaaaaaatatttttttgcattttttctacaaatttattaattttataaataagtttttaatgcATTAACTCATATTTCTTCTTTAGAGATTTTGAGTACATATTTTTATGGTCCCTGctcatcataaatatttttatgatttgacgagaaagaagaaaagatcAAGAGGCAAGGTTTGGCTCGTACCATAACCGTAACAAATATCTTTCTTTTCTTGTGCGTATTAGTTCTCTTTCATCAACATCTCGTTTCATCTCAAGCAGGCCGGGCAACATTGAGTCACatagaaatctaaaaaaaatataataataatgattgtttattattattgctgttTGAGTggttttaatgtaaaaatatatgcAAACGTTTCCTATTGTATTCGCATTTGTTCGTGATTATGTCATGACAATagaaaagcaataataatcattataaATTGTGTGATACTGgcacacaacaacaaaaaaaaaaattataagtagAAAGGTTCACAAAAAAGGCATGATGGGGAAATTATTCGAtcaatattgataaataaataatattgttaAGCGCgcttctgaaagaaaaaaaaagtttgaatgtaATGCTATCATCATTATCTTCTACCGCATTCCCTTGCATCCACACATCTGTtacttcgtcttcttcttctttaatgATCTTCAGACCGAAGTATGCCAAAAAGTGACGATTACCGTTATGATGATGCAAATATGTGACAAAGTACCTTTTTACGACCTTAACGAGTGTATtcaatattcatttatttcttcTGAAAAGGCACTGAAAGACAGTTAAATAAGAAAGtacatcaaaataataaagactTTCGAGAATGTgtacgaaacaaaaataatttttaaataattacatcAATCAAAATCGAGagaaaaaacgtcaaaatgaAACCAATAACGTTCGATGTGAtacgaaatttgctgaaaaccAAGAAGAAAGGCAAAGAGAAAGGAATCGACCAGAGTTTCAAGCGCAGTGATTCTTTCAAACGCATCAGCATACGCAAAAGTTACTTGGATCGCGGGCGTCGAAAGGCCGTTTTACGCTCAAAAACCGTCCTTGATCTCAACGATATCGAAATCAAAAGTACCTCATCGTCGCTCGAACGACGAAACAACAAAAGTCGCGATGCCAGTCCCGATGAAGACTTTAGTTCGCAAGAACCTTCGATAATTGCCGAACTTGAACGCAAAGATGCCAGTATCGATGAAAAAATCCGTGCCTTGCAGGAGATCAACGATCGTTACATGCGCGAAAATCAAAAAGCTAAGTACGTTGAACGGAAAAGTTCAGCAATTCCGAAGCCGCCGCGGAATTCAAAGCTGAAAGAACGGAGTGAGAAGAAACAAACGCaagcaaaagtcgaaaaaatccGGGAAAACGAGGCAATTAGCAAAGAAAATAGTATCTGTGATAAGACAAACGATCTCACGAGAAGCTCAAAGACTGTGTCGCAAATAAATATTCTCTTCACGGGCGAGACAAACACGGATTCTCTCGCAACTTCCGACAAAAGACATTCAAATCACCTCGAAGATGACCAAACTTCATTCTATAGTGTCAGTACTTTTACCTTGGATAGTCAAGCATATCAAAATACCGCATCAACGCGACATTCCAACTACTCCCGGAGCATTTCTTACTCCCAAGCGATGGAAAATTCCAAACAAGAACAAGATAGTTTCCTCACTTTCACAACTTATTGCCAATCAACCAAGTCCGACACGAacgaaaacaagaaaaatctcAAAGGCAAGTACTTGGAAACGAGTTTTGATGGTCCAACTGACACAAATACGACTCGCAGCAATACCGAACAAGGATCAAAACTCgtgaaaaatacgaaaaatatctCAACTACTAGTCTGGTGTACGAACCAACTTACGTGAAGCCAGTTATTAACACACAAACGTTTAAAATGGTGAAGAGCAAGTCCCGTGAAGGCGTGATAATTCGGATTCCCGCAgtagaaaatgacaaaaatgatcAAAGTAAGCGACAAAGCAGCGATGAGAACGACGAAAAAGATCGCCTGAATCGACAATCGAGCAATGATTCCGCAGTGGAAGCTGATTCCAATAGCAGTgtcgaaaaattaaaccaaattCAGGAAAAATCGACAATAAATGCGACGATCacgtatgaaaaaatttgcaaagctTTCGAAAAACAAGAAGCCAAGTACAAGAAAAACCCGAAAAAGGACAAAAGGAAGGACACGCGACGGGAACGTCTTGAATCACATTTGAgtcaaaaacctttaaaagaTAAGCAGGAAGTCCTTTCCGACGAAGGGCTTATCGCATCAACGGAAAGTTTGGAAATTTCAAGTCCAAAAAACGGgacttttgatttgaaaagcCCGCGTCACAGCATGCTCGACTTGCCAAGTATTAACTGTACGGATACTTATGACAAAACGACGTccgaaaaatttacctttcccAAGGATTATTTTGAGGAGGAGAATAATATCAGCTATCGTGTTGATAGTAATGACGTTGAATCGCCCGAAGGCATCGCAATTCcgttaaaaatcaaagaaaatccgTTCACGAAGCACAAAGAGATATCCGCCGTCAATACGAGTCGGATTTGGAAACAAGTCAATCTCGGACAAGAAGAGGAAATTATTTCAACGAATCCGTTGCCGATGCCTCCAGCTCCTCAACAGCAACTGAGACCCAAAAATGAATCCTTTAAGAGCATGTCTTCGCACGATTCGGGGTTTAGTTTGACCCTGACAAagccgaaaaatttatttcggaGGAAATCGAAGAAGCAACGTCGTAAACCAAAGTTGTCCGTGAGCCGTGATGGATATTTCAAGCGTGTCATGGTGGTGCAACACAACTCGACGAAACGCAAGAAGAACAACAAGAAACAACGTCCGCAAGGAAAGGACGTGTTTAAGGCGTTATACGACGATAATTGGACCAAATTAGGTGGTAATTATGCCGATCAAGTGTTGTCGGAAAATGATTACGAGAACCAGAGCATCTTGCGCGACTTTGAAAACTTTTGCAATCGCAATAAACACttcaataaagaaattaatgacCTAGAAGAATTTTACGAAGAACACTTGAAACGACTGAAACACTATTATTTGCAGCGAAAGCAAATGAACGAGGTGGCAATTAGGGAATTTTATCGTGACTATGCAAATGATGAGGAATTTTATGATGCGCATATTGTATCGCGTAATGATACGTTTCGcttcaaatgcaaaaaatccaGCGAAA
The sequence above is drawn from the Culicoides brevitarsis isolate CSIRO-B50_1 chromosome 1, AGI_CSIRO_Cbre_v1, whole genome shotgun sequence genome and encodes:
- the LOC134828020 gene encoding uncharacterized protein LOC134828020 — protein: MKPITFDVIRNLLKTKKKGKEKGIDQSFKRSDSFKRISIRKSYLDRGRRKAVLRSKTVLDLNDIEIKSTSSSLERRNNKSRDASPDEDFSSQEPSIIAELERKDASIDEKIRALQEINDRYMRENQKAKYVERKSSAIPKPPRNSKLKERSEKKQTQAKVEKIRENEAISKENSICDKTNDLTRSSKTVSQINILFTGETNTDSLATSDKRHSNHLEDDQTSFYSVSTFTLDSQAYQNTASTRHSNYSRSISYSQAMENSKQEQDSFLTFTTYCQSTKSDTNENKKNLKGKYLETSFDGPTDTNTTRSNTEQGSKLVKNTKNISTTSLVYEPTYVKPVINTQTFKMVKSKSREGVIIRIPAVENDKNDQSKRQSSDENDEKDRLNRQSSNDSAVEADSNSSVEKLNQIQEKSTINATITYEKICKAFEKQEAKYKKNPKKDKRKDTRRERLESHLSQKPLKDKQEVLSDEGLIASTESLEISSPKNGTFDLKSPRHSMLDLPSINCTDTYDKTTSEKFTFPKDYFEEENNISYRVDSNDVESPEGIAIPLKIKENPFTKHKEISAVNTSRIWKQVNLGQEEEIISTNPLPMPPAPQQQLRPKNESFKSMSSHDSGFSLTLTKPKNLFRRKSKKQRRKPKLSVSRDGYFKRVMVVQHNSTKRKKNNKKQRPQGKDVFKALYDDNWTKLGGNYADQVLSENDYENQSILRDFENFCNRNKHFNKEINDLEEFYEEHLKRLKHYYLQRKQMNEVAIREFYRDYANDEEFYDAHIVSRNDTFRFKCKKSSENGRDSPEYLFPYPDKRIALGKKRSKMQFPEVRTFKSHILGTKYSEIASARNETLENLRSNKDFNQFPYWKLSRKVSRRERVAPKFKDRFVDPFETEKNEVSLADIFPSVNDEIKPKHDIASDSDEFSEQEFIANCLGGDLYCSTCDKNNSDCECYTDDEAGQKKKTNAKNTMKSLKRRRSKKRVRKNHSTLRRDYFYEMDKIRRRRETS